A genomic stretch from Cellulomonas sp. KRMCY2 includes:
- a CDS encoding alkaline phosphatase PhoX, whose amino-acid sequence MSAWQKTGLIGAAATLVGAALAAGPVVASGDAHGSFGDVDGANPRSGIQDNVLAQGLTQTSVAWGSLSLTNPDTANGVTHYGYVTANGGPLTQDQREADKTEPDKNVYLVLGGHHYLYQGHEGGPRGYVTRVDLDQPDPVQRVSLVADADANGQPLPTFDGITWDPFSGQLLLTAEAKAPRGGVFGVALDSAGDPTTGVAVALPALGSGGYEGVQNDSDGNIWLVEDIGGPTVAGANGKAPNSYLYRFTPTDTGDLTAGGTLQALQVARADGTPVTASQLAADPADPVIGALHTYGTSLRTTWVTVHEGTEAFDATAAAAAAGATPFKRPENGVFRPGSQFGEFYFTETGDTSATSTLPGAFGAVFRLTQSSPSAATGTIAPVFVGDLEHTGLDNIAFAGRDQLLVVEDAGDTLHAQRNALDSGYLIRLGRNDRRAPEVTRWLAEGRDASALYDATTSPGYNDGDNEITGITASDGDPTVQGLLGAKVPNLTDDAWRVFWTQQHGDNVTWELSLGQTGHGGDRSEH is encoded by the coding sequence ATGAGTGCATGGCAGAAGACCGGGCTGATCGGTGCCGCGGCGACGCTCGTCGGGGCGGCGTTGGCAGCTGGGCCGGTGGTCGCCTCGGGCGACGCCCACGGCTCCTTCGGTGACGTGGACGGCGCGAACCCGCGGAGCGGCATCCAGGACAACGTCCTGGCGCAGGGCCTGACCCAGACCTCCGTCGCGTGGGGGTCGCTCTCGCTCACGAACCCCGACACGGCCAACGGGGTCACCCACTACGGCTACGTCACGGCGAACGGCGGTCCGCTGACCCAGGACCAGCGCGAGGCCGACAAGACCGAGCCGGACAAGAACGTCTACCTCGTCCTGGGCGGTCACCACTACCTGTACCAGGGTCACGAGGGCGGGCCGCGCGGCTACGTCACCCGCGTCGACCTGGACCAGCCGGACCCGGTCCAGCGCGTGTCGCTCGTCGCGGACGCCGATGCGAACGGCCAGCCGCTGCCGACGTTCGACGGGATCACCTGGGACCCGTTCAGCGGGCAGCTGCTCCTGACGGCCGAGGCGAAGGCGCCGCGGGGTGGCGTGTTCGGCGTCGCGCTCGACTCGGCCGGCGACCCCACCACCGGCGTGGCAGTCGCGCTGCCGGCGCTCGGCTCGGGCGGGTACGAGGGGGTCCAGAACGACTCGGACGGGAACATCTGGTTGGTCGAGGACATCGGCGGGCCGACCGTCGCGGGCGCCAACGGCAAGGCGCCGAACAGCTACCTCTACCGGTTCACGCCGACGGACACAGGCGACCTGACCGCGGGAGGCACGCTCCAGGCGCTGCAGGTCGCACGTGCGGACGGCACACCGGTGACGGCGAGCCAGCTGGCCGCCGACCCCGCCGACCCGGTGATCGGAGCCCTGCACACCTACGGGACGTCGCTGCGCACGACGTGGGTCACCGTGCACGAGGGCACCGAGGCGTTCGACGCCACCGCAGCGGCTGCGGCGGCCGGGGCGACGCCGTTCAAGCGTCCCGAGAACGGCGTGTTTCGCCCGGGCAGCCAGTTCGGCGAGTTCTACTTCACCGAGACCGGCGACACCTCGGCCACCTCGACGCTGCCGGGCGCCTTCGGTGCCGTCTTCCGCCTGACCCAGTCCTCGCCGAGTGCGGCGACCGGGACGATCGCCCCGGTCTTCGTCGGCGACCTGGAGCACACCGGCCTGGACAACATCGCGTTCGCCGGCCGGGACCAGCTCCTGGTCGTCGAGGACGCCGGCGACACCCTGCACGCCCAGCGCAACGCGCTCGACTCCGGCTACCTCATCCGGCTGGGCCGTAACGACCGCCGGGCGCCGGAGGTCACCCGGTGGCTGGCCGAGGGCCGTGACGCCTCGGCGCTGTACGACGCCACGACGAGCCCTGGCTACAACGACGGCGACAACGAGATCACCGGCATCACCGCGTCCGACGGCGACCCGACCGTCCAGGGGCTCCTCGGCGCGAAGGTCCCGAACCTGACCGACGACGCGTGGCGGGTGTTCTGGACCCAGCAGCACGGCGACAACGTCACCTGGGAGCTGTCCCTGGGCCAGACCGGGCACGGCGGCGACCGCTCCGAGCACTGA
- a CDS encoding ABC transporter permease, whose protein sequence is MNAVVMQLTLRGLLGRRRSLLLVILPLLLLLLAVAVRWATGSDPSGSVHLTNEFALGTLLPLMCLLIGTGVIGSEIDDGSIVYLLAKPLPRRTIVLSKLVVAWAAALVFAVVPLVAAVEIAGDDGGRLGSAYGVTAALAAIAYTSIFFALSVATRNAVIIGLLYALLWETVLGGYVAGVRNVSVRQWALAAAERILGDRATVWGVTSDVSLSAALLLLAVTTVGAVVLAVRRLQTLRLTTVD, encoded by the coding sequence ATGAACGCCGTGGTGATGCAGCTGACGCTGCGCGGACTCCTGGGCCGCCGCCGGTCCCTCCTGCTCGTGATCCTGCCGCTGCTCCTGCTGCTGCTGGCGGTGGCGGTGCGCTGGGCCACGGGCAGCGACCCGAGCGGCTCCGTGCACCTGACGAACGAGTTCGCGCTGGGCACGCTGCTGCCCCTGATGTGCCTGCTGATCGGCACCGGGGTGATCGGGTCGGAGATCGACGACGGGTCGATCGTCTACCTGCTCGCCAAACCGCTGCCGCGGCGCACGATCGTCCTGTCGAAACTGGTCGTCGCGTGGGCCGCAGCCCTGGTCTTCGCCGTCGTGCCGCTCGTCGCCGCGGTCGAGATCGCCGGGGACGACGGCGGGCGGCTGGGCTCCGCGTACGGCGTCACAGCCGCGCTGGCTGCCATCGCCTACACCTCGATCTTCTTCGCCCTCTCGGTCGCGACCCGGAACGCGGTGATCATCGGCCTGCTCTACGCGCTGCTGTGGGAGACCGTGCTCGGCGGCTACGTGGCCGGTGTCCGCAACGTCAGCGTGCGGCAGTGGGCGCTGGCGGCGGCCGAGCGCATCCTCGGCGATCGGGCGACCGTCTGGGGCGTGACCTCGGACGTCAGCCTGAGCGCGGCCCTGCTGCTGCTCGCGGTGACGACCGTGGGAGCTGTCGTGCTCGCTGTGCGACGGCTGCAGACCCTGCGGCTCACCACCGTCGACTGA
- a CDS encoding ABC transporter ATP-binding protein codes for MSTLVLDRVSRWYGNVVAANDVTMTIGPGVTGLLGPNGAGKSTLIAMMGGFLAPSAGTVTLDGVVAWRNPEIYRTVGLVPEAEAMYDMVTGWQFLVANARLHRLPDPEGAARTALETVEMMDAKDRDIGTYSKGMKQRVKMATALVHDPSVLLLDEPFNGMDPRQRLHLMDLLRRLGQEGRTVLFSSHILEEVEEIAGTIEVLVAGRHAASGDFRRIRRLMTERPHQYTISSSDDRRLAAAIIADGSADTVDLSTGDLAVQTADFGRFVHALPRLAHDTGIRLLEVSPADESLESVFAYLVAR; via the coding sequence ATGAGCACCCTGGTCCTGGATCGCGTCTCCCGCTGGTACGGCAACGTGGTGGCGGCCAACGACGTGACGATGACGATCGGCCCGGGCGTCACCGGACTGCTCGGTCCGAACGGCGCGGGCAAGTCGACCTTGATCGCGATGATGGGCGGGTTCCTCGCGCCGTCGGCAGGAACTGTCACCCTCGACGGCGTGGTGGCGTGGCGCAACCCGGAGATCTACCGCACCGTCGGCCTCGTCCCGGAGGCGGAGGCCATGTACGACATGGTCACCGGCTGGCAGTTCCTCGTCGCGAACGCGCGGCTGCACCGGCTGCCCGACCCCGAGGGCGCGGCCCGGACCGCTCTCGAGACCGTGGAGATGATGGACGCGAAGGACCGCGACATCGGCACCTACTCCAAGGGCATGAAGCAGCGGGTCAAGATGGCGACCGCCCTGGTGCATGACCCGTCGGTCCTCCTGCTGGACGAGCCGTTCAACGGTATGGACCCGCGCCAACGGCTGCACCTGATGGACCTGCTGCGCCGGCTCGGTCAGGAGGGCCGCACGGTGCTGTTCAGCAGCCACATCCTGGAGGAGGTCGAGGAGATCGCCGGCACGATCGAGGTGCTCGTCGCCGGCCGGCACGCCGCATCCGGGGACTTCCGCCGGATCAGGCGGCTGATGACCGAGAGACCGCACCAGTACACGATCAGCTCGAGCGACGACCGTCGGCTCGCGGCCGCGATCATCGCCGACGGCTCCGCCGACACGGTGGACCTGAGCACGGGCGACCTCGCCGTCCAGACCGCGGACTTCGGGCGCTTCGTGCACGCCCTGCCCCGGTTGGCCCACGACACCGGGATCCGGCTGCTCGAGGTCTCCCCCGCGGACGAGTCCCTCGAGAGCGTCTTCGCCTACCTGGTGGCCCGATGA
- a CDS encoding ABC transporter permease, producing MSGVEPVPGAAASASPPAPQPGPPPPPAPAGDVIHDIGFRHYAGQRLGRGWVVRSLLVETVRGVFGLGRPARSKVMPWALIGILLVPPLVIALSILLTGGDELPISYTAYPNSMQLVVSLFVAGAAPYCVSRDLRHGVMPLYLSRPMMRSDYVLAKYAGLSIALFAVLALSETLLLVGALLAKLSVGDQLAGWAGGMLTAAVLAVVLSGIGLVLAAFTPRRGLGVAAIITTLLVVTGIVELLVAVADQKGYSTVATYLQLLDPFSLVDGFSVRLLGVDPAGGNRYPPGVLAGFVFTAAVVAVVGACLGILVRRYRKVGGV from the coding sequence ATGTCCGGCGTTGAGCCCGTCCCCGGTGCCGCGGCGTCGGCCTCTCCGCCGGCGCCCCAGCCTGGGCCACCCCCGCCGCCGGCACCGGCCGGCGACGTCATCCACGACATCGGCTTCCGGCACTACGCCGGGCAGCGCCTGGGCCGCGGGTGGGTCGTGCGGTCGCTCCTGGTCGAGACTGTGCGGGGCGTGTTCGGCCTCGGCCGTCCGGCGAGGTCCAAGGTCATGCCGTGGGCACTGATCGGCATCCTGCTCGTCCCACCGCTGGTCATCGCGCTCTCGATCCTGCTGACCGGTGGCGACGAGCTGCCCATCTCCTACACGGCCTACCCGAACTCGATGCAGCTGGTGGTCTCGCTGTTCGTGGCCGGTGCGGCGCCGTACTGCGTGTCCCGGGACCTGCGTCACGGCGTGATGCCGCTGTACCTGTCGCGGCCGATGATGCGCAGCGACTACGTGCTCGCGAAGTACGCCGGGCTGTCCATCGCGTTGTTCGCCGTCCTGGCCCTGTCCGAGACGTTGCTGCTGGTCGGTGCCCTGCTCGCCAAGCTGTCGGTCGGCGACCAGCTCGCCGGCTGGGCCGGTGGGATGCTCACCGCGGCCGTCCTGGCCGTGGTGCTGAGCGGGATCGGCCTGGTGCTCGCGGCGTTCACCCCGCGGCGCGGCCTCGGCGTCGCGGCGATCATCACCACCCTGCTGGTGGTCACCGGGATCGTCGAGCTGCTGGTCGCCGTCGCCGACCAGAAGGGGTACTCGACGGTCGCCACCTACCTCCAGCTCCTCGACCCCTTCAGCCTGGTCGACGGGTTCTCCGTGCGGCTGCTCGGCGTCGATCCCGCCGGCGGCAACAGGTACCCGCCCGGGGTGCTGGCCGGGTTCGTGTTCACCGCCGCGGTGGTCGCCGTGGTCGGGGCGTGCCTGGGCATCCTGGTCCGCCGGTACCGGAAGGTCGGTGGCGTATGA